In one Amaranthus tricolor cultivar Red isolate AtriRed21 chromosome 8, ASM2621246v1, whole genome shotgun sequence genomic region, the following are encoded:
- the LOC130820571 gene encoding albumin-2-like gives MSNPIYVTAAFRSGHKNQAYIFMKKEYLIEEVNPGTCDDKILYGPAKVNEYSASLKGTVFGDKGIDCAFPSQEKGVAFIFSGHLCAKWSYGLETAENKLLVGPSPIEEVFPYLKGTVFVNGLDAAFETSRPYEVYLFKGDKYVRINYEGAGKVLNTSRL, from the coding sequence ATGTCGAACCCAATCTATGTAACTGCTGCTTTCAGATCAGGACACAAAAATCAAGCTTACATATTTATGAAGAAGGAATATCTGATTGAAGAAGTAAATCCAGGTACTTGTGATGACAAAATACTTTACGGACCAGCGAAAGTTAATGAATATTCTGCATCTCTTAAGGGCACAGTTTTTGGAGATAAGGGAATCGATTGTGCTTTCCCATCTCAAGAAAAAGGAGTTGCATTCATCTTCAGTGGCCACCTTTGTGCCAAATGGTCCTACGGTTTAGAAACTGCAGAAAATAAGCTCCTGGTTGGGCCTTCCCCAATTGAAGAGGTATTCCCTTATTTGAAGGGTACTGTTTTTGTAAATGGGTTGGATGCTGCTTTTGAGACATCACGCCCTTATGAAGTTTACCTGTTTAAGGGAGATAAATATGTTCGTATCAACTATGAGGGTGCTGGAAAAGTGTTGAACACCAGCCGTCTTTAA
- the LOC130820572 gene encoding putative disease resistance protein RGA3 encodes MLLQPKPEYEANVSVIPIVGLPGVGKSTLAKYVYDDVKVDNHFDLKIWIRASQITEEEIIQEIVESCTNSKSVDKRFSTRASTSHSRFWDVLGCQSIDGSITLPGDGTSKSEADISKNRLRKEIKGKLFLLILDDACIITWQRLKNLLAGGARGSHILVTTRSREVADLSKTESVNVYQLQGLNDEHSESLFRTFAFGQQSQSEHEQKIGNSIAKICKGNPLTIKVAASLLYAKNEDYLCSFNDAIPGEEHDEHIMKHVLNFSFTELPTRLKVCLGYCSLFPENHIFNKHDLISLWTAQGFVEQQQGKILEETSEKYFLELSRRCFFEDVSTDDLGNIMNCKMHPIIHSLASQHAVGVVNMNGPDSSANQVLDSECKHVSFTYAKDPQNIASSKTHAQNLRTLISVKEPDCDTVMAMSVCDLLLYSFKSLRVLDFHSQGIKEIPVSIGKLIHLRYLDLSENNIVTLPKSITELHNLQTLKLNACMKLEKLPGNFGELVNLKRFEVDECNSLTSMPLGLEKLSQLVTLSRFIVNKNCSTELQVLSMLTSLRGRLAIELSGEWATNIPSKQLAELDRKVHLEKLKISWAKTESKKSDYQQLLEQLQPNSNLKSLWIEGYKGDYLPKWAERDMLTSLPNLVVISIEGCEKCKYLPPFGALTSLRRLTLRHMPNVQYVERETTSESLASDSQENTTECTIFYPQLEELTLHNFYKLEGWRKEVMITSQKQEVIRVFKRLTKLRLWNCPNLKSMPLFFEVLDLDLRNVNQKLLEECAKKTSTAIRQQPKNKSRIEQLQIKGCCDLKSFEVVRKGLGSLPDLKQLVIERCDSLLSLAPELKYLSSLERLEISSCKKLNLSDKDNSGTGKSSSKSWISRSIWKSPWTSLKLLLHLTLCELPKMETLPDGLQLVQSIRSLWIISCPVLRELPDWINSLTALQHLRINNCQGVKSLPEGIKEIKSLVKLEITECPDLMKRCKVHTGEDWHKIKHAWVLLHKSWRYGLMSEQGNSQKRSVVRETTDVKYYIVPVIAAEAII; translated from the exons ATGCTGCTACAACCAAAGCCAGAGTATGAAGCCAATGTTTCTGTCATCCCCATAGTTGGATTACCAGGAGTAGGAAAGTCAACTTTGGCCAAGTATGTGTATGATGATGTAAAGGTTGATAATCATTTTGACCTAAAAATCTGGATCCGGGCATCGCAGATCACTGAGGAAGAAATCATTCAAGAAATTGTCGAGTCTTGTACTAACAGCAAGTCTGTCGATAAAAGATTTTCTACACGAGCTAGCACTTCCCATTCCCGATTTTGGGATGTTTTAGGATGCCAAAGCATTGATGGGTCTATAACTCTTCCGGGTGACGGTACGAGTAAGAGCGAAGCTGACATCTCCAAAAACCGACTTCGGAAAGAGATCAAAGGAAAACTGTTTTTACTCATCCTAGATGATGCCTGTATCATAACTTGGCAGCGCTTGAAAAACTTGTTAGCTGGAGGAGCAAGAGGAAGTCATATTTTAGTGACTACACGGTCTAGAGAGGTAGCAGATCTTTCAAAAACTGAAAGTGTTAATGTCTACCAATTACAAGGCCTAAATGATGAACACTCTGAGTCATTGTTCAGAACATTTGCATTCGGACAACAAAGTCAAAGTGAACACGAACAGAAAATTGGGAATTCAATTGCTAAAATTTGCAAAGGTAACCCACTTACTATAAAGGTAGCAGCAAGTCTTCTATATGCGAAAAATGAAGACTATTTATGCTCTTTCAATGATGCCATTCCTGGTGAGGAACATGACGAACATATCATGAAGCATGTCTTAAATTTCAGCTTCACTGAACTTCCAACTCGCCTCAAGGTTTGTTTAGGTTATTGTTCCTTGTTTCCagaaaatcatatttttaaCAAGCACGATCTCATCAGTCTCTGGACAGCACAAGGGTTTGTTGAACAACAGCAGGGCAAGATTCTCGAGGAAACTTCAGAGAAGTACTTTCTAGAATTGTCTCGGCGCTGCTTTTTTGAGGATGTGAGCACGGATGACTTGGGGAACATTATGAACTGTAAGATGCATCCCATTATTCATAGCCTGGCAAGTCAACATGCAGTTGGGGTGGTGAATATGAATGGGCCAGATTCAAGTGCCAACCAAGTTCTGGATTCAGAATGCAAACATGTTTCATTCACCTACGCTAAAGATCCTCAAAATATAGCCTCATCTAAAACGCATGCTCAAAATCTACGCACACTAATTTCAGTCAAGGAACCAGATTGTGACACAGTGATGGCTATGTCGGTGTGTGATTTGTTGCTATACAGTTTCAAAAGCCTTAGGGTTCTAGACTTCCATAGTCAAGGCATAAAAGAAATACCTGTTTCCATTGGTAAGTTAATCCATCTGAGATATCTTGATCTCTCTGAGAATAATATCGTCACTCTTCCAAAGTCTATCACAGAACTGCACAACTTGCAAACACTGAAACTTAATGCATGCATGaagttggaaaaattacctgGTAACTTCGGAGAACTAGTCAATCTTAAACGTTTCGAAGTAGACGAGTGCAATAGCCTGACTAGCATGCCCCTTGGACTAGAGAAACTAAGTCAGCTTGTGACGCTAAGTAGATTCATAGTCAACAAAAACTGTTCCACAGAACTACAAGTTCTCAGCATGCTGACCAGCTTGAGAGGGAGGCTGGCAATCGAGTTGTCTGGAGAATGGGCAACTAATATACCTAGCAAACAACTGGCCGAGTTAGACAGGAAGGTGCATTTAGAGAAATTAAAGATAAGCTGGGCAAAAACAGAGTCTAAAAAATCAGACTACCAGCAGCTTCTTGAGCAGCTCCAACCAAATTCAAACCTGAAAAGCCTTTGGATAGAAGGGTATAAAGGAGATTACCTTCCAAAATGGGCAGAAAGGGATATGTTGACTTCTCTACCAAACTTAGTGGTTATCAGCATCGAGGGGTGTGAAAAATGCAAGTATCTCCCACCATTTGGTGCACTTACATCTCTCAGGCGACTCACACTAAGACACATGCCTAACGTTCAATATGTAGAAAGGGAAACTACATCAGAATCACTAGCAAGTGACAGTCAAGAAAACACTACAGAATGCACAATATTCTACCCGCAACTAGAAGAACTTACCCTTCACAACTTCTACAAGCTGGAAGGATGGCGGAAAGAAGTGATGATTACTTCACAGAAACAAGAAGTGATTCGAGTGTTCAAACGTCTTACCAAATTAAGGTTATGGAACTGCCCAAATCTAAAGTCAATGCCTCTGTTTTTTGAAGTTTTAGACCTTGATTTACGCAACGTCAATCAAAAGCTGCTGGAAGAATGTGCCAAGAAGACATCTACTGCCATTCGACAGCAGCCCAAGAACAAGTCTAGAATCGAACAACTGCAGATTAAAGGATGCTGTGACCTGAAAAGCTTCGAAGTAGTCAGAAAGGGGCTAGGAAGTCTTCCTGACCTGAAACAGCTTGTGATAGAGAGGTGTGATTCGTTACTTTCACTGGCTCCAGAGCTAAAATACCTCTCTTCCCTAGAGAGGTTGGAGATCTCCAGTTGCAAAAAACTCAATCTTTCTGACAAAGATAATAGTGGAACAGGCAAGAGTAGTAGCAAGTCATGGATATCACGTAGCATCTGGAAGAGTCCATGGACTTCATTGAAACTCCTTCTCCATTTGACCCTATGTGAACTCCCAAAGATGGAGACTCTCCCTGACGGGCTGCAGCTGGTTCAAAGTATCAGATCACTATGGATAATATCCTGCCCTGTCTTGAGAGAGCTGCCAGATTGGATCAACAGCCTGACAGCACTTCAGCACCTCCGTATCAACAACTGCCAGGGTGTAAAAAGCCTGCCAGAAGGGATCAAGGAAATCAAATCCCTGGTGAAACTCGAGATTACTGAATGTCCAGATTTAATGAAACGTTGTAAAGTACACACAGGGGAAGACTGGCATAAAATCAAGCATGCTTGGGTTTTGCTTCACAAGTCATGGCGTTATGGACTTATGTCAGAGCAAGGAAACTCCCAGAAAAGATCTGTTGTCCGAGAAACTACTGACGTTAAATACTACATTGTTCCTGTTATAGCTGCAG AAGCCATTATCTGA
- the LOC130821507 gene encoding uncharacterized protein LOC130821507, whose amino-acid sequence MTEKVRLVRDRLKAAQDRLKSYADLKRRLEEFIVGERVAYQLPLPNSLEKVHDVFHVSQLNRYHAIASHVLDPEPLDLDTSLSYSEQLVRILDTKVRSTWEAATWETEDSMRAKYPHLFQNANDPRKKSFIESKE is encoded by the exons ATGACTGAGAAAGTGAGATTGGTAAGGGAtcgtttgaaagcggcacaggatcgTTTGAAGTCTTACGCTGATTTAAAGCGACGACTAGAAGAGTTCATCGTGGGCGAACGG GTGGCATATCAGTTACCCCTTCCAAATTCCTTGGAAAAGGTACACGACGTATTTCATGTGTCGCAGCTTAACCGATATCATGCTATAGCTTCTCATGTCTTAGATCCCgaacctttagatttggataCATCCTTGTCTTACTCTGAGCAACTGGTTAGAATCTTGGACACGAAGGTCCGTAGTACATGGGAAGCGGCTACATGGGAAACGGAGGACTCTATGCGAGCAAAGTACCCTCATCTCTTTCAG AATGCTAACGATCCCAGAAAAAAGTCTTTTAtagagtccaaagagtga